In Elephas maximus indicus isolate mEleMax1 chromosome 7, mEleMax1 primary haplotype, whole genome shotgun sequence, the following proteins share a genomic window:
- the LYVE1 gene encoding lymphatic vessel endothelial hyaluronic acid receptor 1, producing the protein MSKAFNLVLLLAYIWTTRILVQSSLRVEEVSILVPCRIVGITLVGKKTAEQLNFTDAKEACRLLGLTLASKAQVETARKYGFETCSYGWVEDGSSVVIPRILPNPKCGKNGIGVLAWKVLDHQRFRAYCYNSSDTRINSCLPEIITTKYLIFNTQTSTYTTEINVSDTTYSISSPSSAPALTTAPTPASTSTPRKRKLICVTEVFMETSATATGSDSYIGSQAAFKNEVAEFGGVPTALLVLALLFFAAAAGLAVCYVKRYVKAFPFTNKSKQKEKGDDSNPTEESKEMGKKTEDSKSPPKATVRYLEAEV; encoded by the exons ATGTCTAAGGCCTTCAACCTGGTGTTGCTCCTTGCCTACATCTGGACCACGAGGATCCTGGTCCAAAGCTCTCTGCGAGTAGAAG AGGTTTCCATCTTGGTGCCATGCAGAATTGTGGGAATCACCCTTGTGGGCAAAAAGACAGCTGAGCAGCTGAATTTCACAGACGCCAAGGAGGCATGTAGGCTACTGGGCCTAACTCTGGCCAGCAAAGCCCAGGTTGAAACAGCACGGAAGTATGGCTTTGAGACTTGCAG CTATGGATGGGTTGAAGATGGGTCCTCAGTGGTCATCCCTCGGATTCTCCCAAACCCCAAATGTGGGAAGAATGGGATTGGTGTCCTGGCTTGGAAGGTTTTAGATCATCAAAGGTTCAGGGCCTATtgctacaactcatctg ATACTCGGATTAACTCATGCCTTCCAGAAATTATCACCACCAAATATCTCATATTCAACACTCAAACTTCAACATACACAACAGAAATTAACGTCAGTGACACTACATACTCAATATCATCCCCTTCCTCTGCCCCTGCTCTTACTACTGCTCCTACACCGGCTTCCACTTCTACTCCACGGAAACGAAAATTAATTTGCGTAACGGAAGTTTTTATGGAAACTAGTGCCACAGCTACAGGAAGTGATTCATACATTGGAAGTCAAGCAGCATTCAAGAATGAAGTTGCTGAGTTTGGAG GTGTTCCCACAGCTCTGCTGGTACTTGCTCTCCTCTTCTTTGCTGCTGCAGCTGGTCTTGCAGTCTGCTACGTGAAAAG GTATGTGAAGGCCTTCCCTTTTACAAACAAGAGTAAGCAGAAGGAGAAAGGTGATGATAGCAACCCTACTGAGGAATCAAAGGAAATGGGTAAAAAGACAGAAGACTCCAAGAGTCCACCCAAAGCTACAGTGCGGTACCTGGAAGCTGAAGTTTAG